In one Nicotiana sylvestris chromosome 8, ASM39365v2, whole genome shotgun sequence genomic region, the following are encoded:
- the LOC138875359 gene encoding uncharacterized protein — MYTTLAQVGLLPLAAATSLAGGGAQTPAARTPEQRVHVEQPEDSAAASEDEQLRLERFKKYKPSIFSDLAPDDALGFLDECYRVLRSMGISGSSEVSFTTFQLRGAAYEWWRTYELDSPNEAASLTWTQFSDLFLREYVPQSLRDAWRAEFEHLRQGAMTVSEYVVHYTSLARHAPALVSTVRERVYRFIEGLIPSIISSMARELEMDISYQQVVSIARRIEGMHAREREEREDKKS, encoded by the exons atgtacaccaccttggctcaggtagggttgcttccccttgctgcagccacatctctagccgggggaggagcacagactcccgctgcccgcactcctgagcagcgagtgcatgttgagcag cccgaggatagtgcagcggcttccgaggatgagcagttgaggcttgagaggttcaagaagtacaagccctcTATATTCAGTGATCTAGCACCGGacgatgctctgggatttctagatgagtgttaccgcgtTCTTCGTagcatgggtatatcaggatcgagcgaggtttccttcaccactttccagcttcgaggggccgcctatgagtggtggcgcacctatgagttagacagtccaaaTGAGGCTGCTTcgctgacttggactcagttttcagatctgttcctaagggagtatgttcctcagagccttagggacgcatggcgcgcagagtttgagcatttgcgccagggtgctatgacagTCTCAGAGTATGTAGTCCATTACaccagcttggctagacatgcaccagccttggtttctactgtgcGCGAGAGGGTTtatcggtttattgagggccttattcccagcatcatatctagcatggctcgtgagttagagatggatatttcttatcagcaggtggtgagcattgctaggaggattgagggtatgcatgctagggagagagaggagagggaagaCAAGAAGTCTTGA